In Vigna unguiculata cultivar IT97K-499-35 chromosome 3, ASM411807v1, whole genome shotgun sequence, a single genomic region encodes these proteins:
- the LOC114177224 gene encoding uncharacterized protein LOC114177224: MEHKENIDEWQEIETSEWNMEVINENYLEVADQASSTDDPPIPTPTHHELSLTQIVPTTLTDPEDGTSPPLRPSTAPLDWRVRVVNEGKKLLRLRLEGMRERVVGMASKVSNWAMYTGAFWSFKHVAGASAAAAVLVSLVYVVIRRRRRRVGGRNVVADRCVYLLKEKDEKISQLLRQIAQLNEMLSSRRKVPVHQIN, encoded by the exons ATGGAACACAAAGAGAACATTGACGAGTGGCAAGAAATCGAAACCTCCGAATGGAACATGGAAGTGATCAACGAAAATTACCTCGAAGTTGCTGACCAAGCTTCTTCCACTGACGACCCTCCAATCCCCACTCCCACCCACCACGAACTCTCATTGACACAAATCGTTCCAACCACATTAACGGATCCCGAAGACGGAACTTCCCCGCCGTTAAGGCCATCGACGGCGCCGTTAGATTGGCGGGTGCGGGTGGTCAACGAAGGGAAGAAGTTATTGAGGCTGAGGTTGGAGGGTATGAGAGAGCGCGTTGTTGGCATGGCTTCCAAGGTTAGTAACTGGGCAATGTATACGGGGGCGTTTTGGTCATTTAAGCATGTGGCCGGAGCTTCGGCTGCGGCGGCAGTGCTCGTGTCGCTGGTTTACGTGGTGATACGGCGGCGGCGTCGGAGGGTTGGTGGGCGGAACGTGGTGGCTGATCGTTGCGTTTATCTTCTGAAAGAGAAAGATGAG AAAATTAGCCAACTCTTACGTCAGATTGCACAATTGAATGAAATGTTATCATCTCGTCGAAAGGTTCCTGTGCATCAAATAAACTGA